Proteins from a genomic interval of Rhodothermus marinus:
- a CDS encoding DoxX family protein: MRSLDDLRGWLDAHRLLGYDLIRMYLGVALFVRGWLFVADSSRIMAFVEGQNLDWFLPMAAVHYVALAHLAGGLMLAVGLLTRLAALAQVPILFVATFFLHLQEGLLSTSQSLELSALVLFLLVVYSVFGAGPYSLDARMLARTPAQRLEAQGA, translated from the coding sequence ATGAGAAGCCTGGACGATCTTCGCGGCTGGCTCGACGCACATCGGCTGCTGGGCTACGATCTGATTCGCATGTACCTGGGCGTGGCGCTTTTCGTGCGCGGCTGGCTGTTCGTGGCCGACTCCTCGCGCATCATGGCCTTCGTCGAGGGCCAGAACCTGGACTGGTTCCTGCCCATGGCGGCCGTCCACTACGTGGCGCTGGCCCATCTGGCCGGCGGGCTGATGCTGGCCGTCGGGTTGCTCACGCGCCTGGCGGCGCTGGCGCAGGTGCCCATTCTGTTCGTGGCGACCTTCTTCCTGCACCTGCAGGAAGGATTGCTCTCAACCAGCCAGTCGCTGGAGCTGTCGGCGCTGGTGCTGTTTCTGCTGGTGGTCTACAGCGTCTTCGGCGCCGGGCCCTACTCACTCGACGCCCGGATGCTGGCGCGAACGCCGGCGCAACGACTGGAGGCTCAGGGCGCCTGA
- the msrB gene encoding peptide-methionine (R)-S-oxide reductase MsrB, translating into MAVQKITRTEEEWRRLLTPEQYRILREHGTEPAFTGAYWNHKEPGMYRCAGCGLPLFSSEAKYDSGTGWPSFYAPIDPAHVETSDDYSLGMHRIEVHCAACGGHLGHVFPDGPPPTGLRYCINSAALVFEPADQAP; encoded by the coding sequence ATGGCCGTTCAGAAGATCACGCGCACCGAAGAAGAATGGCGGCGGCTTTTGACGCCGGAGCAGTACCGCATTCTGCGGGAGCATGGCACCGAGCCGGCCTTCACCGGCGCATACTGGAATCATAAGGAGCCGGGCATGTACCGGTGTGCCGGGTGCGGATTGCCGCTCTTCTCGTCGGAAGCGAAGTACGACTCCGGCACCGGCTGGCCGAGCTTTTACGCACCGATCGATCCGGCCCACGTGGAGACGTCGGACGACTACAGCCTGGGCATGCACCGCATCGAAGTGCACTGTGCCGCCTGTGGCGGGCACCTCGGGCATGTGTTCCCCGACGGCCCGCCGCCCACGGGCCTGCGCTACTGCATCAACTCGGCGGCGCTGGTCTTCGAACCGGCCGATCAGGCGCCCTGA